GCTGGCACAAGCTGATCAAGGATCTCAACATCTCGCTGGATTGAGAACGCAGAAGCAAAGCGCCGCACACATGCCCGTCATCCGGACAGCCTCCGATCTTCTGACCTGGTATCGAATCGATGACTTCACCGATCCATGGGCCGATGCGCCCTGGATCGTGTTGATGCATGGCGTCGCCGAAACAAGCGATGCCTGGTTTGCCTGGATTCCGCATCTGGCGCGGCGCTATCGCGTGCTGCGGTTCGACATTCGCGGTTTCGGTCAATCGTCGCCGATGCCGCGCGATTATGACTGGCCGTTCGAACGCATCGGCGATGATTTGCTGTCGCTGACGAGCCAGTTGCAGATCGAGCGTTTTCATCTCGTCTCCGCGAAAGTCGGCGGCACCATGGCGCTGCATTTTGCGAGCCGGCGGCCAAAGGCGTTGCGCAGCCTGTCGGTGCTGGGCACGCCGGTCGTCACCGCCAGCGCAACAGAAGCCGGCTATTCGCCGGATGAGATCGATCGGCATGGCGTCGGCCATTGGGCGCGGCGCACCATGGGCAATCGCCTTGGCACCGCGTTGCCGCCCGAAGCACATGAATGGTGGGCGAAGATGATGGAGACGACACCCGCCTCGACGCAAGCGGGCTTTCTGCGCGTCCTGCCACAGATCGATGTGCGGCCGCTGTTGCCGCAGATCGCCTGCCCGACGCTGGTGGTGATTACCGGCGATCCGAATAATCCGGCGCAGAACCTGACGGGCGTCGCATCAACCATCGCCTGGCAATCGACGATCGCGAAATCGGAATTGCTGGTGATCCCCAATGACTCGTTTCATGTCGCAGCGACAGCGCCCGACCGCGCGGCGGAAGCCGTGCTGAATTTCATCGACCGGCACGAGCCTGCCATGTCGACTTCCAAAACCATCGCAAGTGCCGAAAGGACCTCCCATGTGTGATTGCCCCGAACATATCCGCCCGGGCTGGAAGGGATGGATTCCGTTGCCGGCACGAAAGCCTGAGCAAGGGCGCGGCGCATGGACCGATCTGACGCATGTCATCACCGAGGATCTGTCACGCTCGCCGGCTTTTCCGAAGCCCGTGATCCGGCAGATCGTCAAGATGCCGAAGGACAATGCCAACGTCACCGAATTCCAGATGGTCTGCCATCACGGCACGCATGTCGATGCGCCGCGCCACTTTTTGAATGATGCGCCATCGTTTGATGAGATTCCGCTCGACCGGCTGTATGGTCCGGCGGTGATCTGGCGGATCGAGAAAGGCCCGTTCGGCTTGATCACGCCGGAGGATTTCGAAGCGGCGAGTCCCAAGCTGCAGCCGGGCGACATGCTGCTGCTCGATACCGGCTGGGCGCAGCATATCAATACCGAGATATATGAAGACCATGCCTCGCTGACGCCGGAGGCGGCGGAATGGCTGGTTGCGCATCAGATCAAGCTGCTTGGCATCGATTGCAGCACGCCGGACCTGACGTCGCATAAGCGGCCGAAGGGCTTCACCTGGCCGGTGCATGAGATCCTGCTGTCACAAGGCGTTCTGATCGCGGAGCATCTGACCAATCTGCGCCCGCTCGCCAATCAGCGGGTCGAGGCGATGTTTCTCGGCATCCCAATCGCCGGCTCGGATGGCGCACAGGCCCGTGTCATCGCGCGCCCGTTAATATAGCCACATGCCTTTCTAATTTGAGAGCGCTTATTCGGCGCCGCGGTCAGTCCTCATCAGATCGATTGTTCGGCCCAGCCGACGGTCAAGAGCTCAAATCTGATCAGTCGACGTAACCGTCCAGAGACGGTGAGATAGAGCGCGAGGATGGTGATCGGAGGATCGTTCTCATTCCGCCAGTTGGCGTGAGGTAACCAAGGGTTGATCAGCACCATCTGGTCGTCAGTAATCGGGCAGAGCAAGCCATTCACATCGTAAGCGCCGTCCTTTCCTTCCACTTTGATGCGGGCATGGACATGCGGGTGGCGCGGACGTGGACCGGCTGGTTTGTGCGGAAAAGCGTCACGCGGCCGAACAAGCCCTGATGAACGCCAATAACGCCGACCATCTTTCCTCTGTGCTCGCTCTCATGGGCCAGCTTTGGCGGCATCATCCACTACATCGGACAAAAAGGTAAGTTGTCGGACCAGCGGTAAGCGCCGACGGAGGCGCGCGGGTATGGTCCCGACCGACGAATGATGGCATCCAATAGAATTAACTCGATCAGGAGGTTACGGCATGACTTCTCCCAGAATGGAACTGAGATTGGTCGAGGATGTGGTGGCGGCGAACGGACGCTTGTTGTTTCCGGACGATGGCGCGCACCGCATCTGCTACGTGGTCCATGGCGAGATCGCTGCCGACGGAGCCAAACTTCGGGACGATCAAGCCATCTGCCTTTCCGGCGCGGCGGAGTTGAAGGCGGCTGCAAGCGGCGCGACTGTCTGGCGCTACGAGTTCGCAGCGGCGAATGTCCCGATCGCAACTCTTGCGTCGCATGCCGGTGTCACACGGGAGAAGCTGCGACAGACGATTGCGTGGCCCATCGCCGACCGAGTTTTGATCCGTGCTGACAGCGTGTCCTTCCCGCCAGGCGGCTGTGCCTATCTGCACAAGCACCAGGGACCCGGCATCCGCTGTCTCATCGAGGGCGGGATCAGAATAGATGCCTTGGGCCATTCGGCTAGCTATGGGCCGGGAGCAGCCTGGTTCGAGACTGGGCCCGATCCGGTATTCGCACAGGCGGCCGCCGAGCGTCCGAGCCGGTTCATCAGAGTCATGGTGCTGCCGGCAGATATCCTCGGGCGCAGTTCGATTGCGTACGTGAATCCTGAGGACCGCGAGAAACCGAAGTCCCAGGTCTACAAGGGCTATGTCGACCAGGTCATCGACATTTGACATTCCCTCTCGAGCTACGGAACCGAGGCATGCCGGCCCCCTCGAACATGCGGGAAGGCGGGCGTCTTTTTGTCGATCAGTTGTTGCTCCACAGCGTTGACACGGTCTTCGCCGTTCCTGGTGAAAGTTACCTTCCCGCTCTGGACGGACTGTATGCCGTAAAGGAACGCATCAGACTCATCACTTGCCGCATGGAGGCCGGAGCTGCCAACATGGCGTAGGCCTATAGCACCTCTCTTAACGCGCCTTGTGGAATGCAGCGGGTGTCCTGAATTGCGTGCAAAACTGGATTATGAAAAAATGAAATCCTAGGCGTGTAGGCAGAATGTCTATTGTTCCGTGGAGCTTTCCTCCGTGGGAAACAATATTTCAAAGAGATTCAATAGTTGCGCCGCCAGATCACTTTTTTGATTTTGCACGAAATCCGGCCACAACGAAGCTGACGAGTTGCTCGGTAATGTCGTGCACGCTCGATGTATCGCACAGTCCCCCGGAAATCCGGCGCAGCCGATGGTTTCGCGAGGTATCGAGAAGGATGTGGAGCATCGAACCGACCATAAAATCGAAGCCCCAGTACATGTCTGCGCGGTCGCATCCAGGAACGGCTTCCGCGAGCGCGTTCACGAATTGCGACGCAACCTCGTCGGTTTGCTCGGACACGACTTCCTCGACGAACGGCTGACGAAGTGCGAAAGCGAGGATCAGCATTCGCGCATAGTGGCGCTGCACCCCTGTGCCTTCCATGCACGCGGCGACTGTGGGCTCGATCATCGCCCGCACTACGTCTTCGAGCTTCAGCTTGCGCTTGCTTGAGTTCTTCGTCACCGCGTTCAGCGCCGAAATCCGCTGCTCATTCAGCGGCGCGATCACCGTGGCGATCGCGTGTTTGATCAATTGCTCCTTGGTACCAAAGTAATAACTGATCGCGGCGTGATTAACGCGGGCCTGTTCAGCGATGTCGCGAACCGTAACCTGATCGAAGCCTTTGTCGGCGAACAATTCGATGGCGCTGTACAAAATTCGCTGCGGCGTGCCGCCCTCCGTCAAATCGGCCCGCAACTCCTTCTTGAGCGCCACCTTGGTCCCCATGGTCTTTTCCATTGACAACAGCCTAGCCTCTCCTGTTTGATTTATCCAAATGGATAAAACAAATGGTTTAGGGAGCAAACACGATGGAGCCACAAGGGCCGAATCTGCCATCCGAGTGGCCTAAAACCCGGCCAATCGGCGTTTCCGTCAGTATCATGCTGGAAGGGTGGACGGACGACGCTGCGCCCGGCATCGGTCCGATGGGCAATCCGCTGCGCGCTGGCGTCTTCGATACGCAGGCCAAATCCTGGGCCGAATACGGTGCACGTACCGGAGCATGGCGGCTCCTCGACGTGCTCGAAGATACTAAGACGCATGCCGTTTTCTATGTCAGCGGTGTGCTCGCCGAGCGGCATCCGGCACTGATGCAAGCGATAGCGAAGTCCGGCCATACCGTTGCGGCGCATTCCTGGTCTCAGCACATCATCCCCGCCTATCAGACCCGCGAAGAAGAACACGCCGACTTGAAACGTTGCATCCAAGCCTTGCAAACATCGACTGGAAGCCGCCCGGAGGGGTGGATCAGTCCACGCGCGACGCCAAGCCAGAATACACCCGAGTTGCTCGCGCTTGAAGGCTTCTCATGGATTGCCGACGCCTTCGACCGCGACCTTCCGTACCGGATCGACACAAAGTCCGGCCCCATCACCGCCGTTCCATTTACGATGGAGGTGAACGATTTCCCGCTTTGCATCCGGTACGGACATTCGCCTGACGCCTTCGTGCGGACATTGCAGGCGCTGCTTGATGGGTGGTCCGAGATCCGCAGTCCGTTCGCCTGCATTGATTTGACTGCACACGCACACGTCTTCGGCCGTCCCGCCGGAGCGATCGCTTTCAAACAGGCCATCAGGCTCGTGCAGCAGAGCGCGGTTAGCTGGATGACGACGCACGCCGAACTCGGCCGCCTGTTCCAACGCTGAACCGCAAATCTGCCCGACGGCACCGGCCAGCGGCGACAATACTCTATCGTTGCACAACAGGAACTATGAAGATGCTCACGCTCTACAACGCCGCCCATTCGACATGCAGCCAGAAAGTCCGCATCTGCCTTGCCGAGAAAGGCCTGAAGTTCGAGGATATCAAGCTTGATATCGGAAAGGCCAAGGAGCATCTGCGTCCTGAGTATCTTAAAATCAATCCGAACGGCGTCGTGCCAACCCTGATCGATGACAGCCAGATCATCATCGATTCGAGTGTGATCTGCGAATATCTCGAAGAGAAATACCCCGATGTGCCGCTCTCCCCACCCGACCCCGTTGGGCGGGCCCGTATGCGCGCATGGATGCGATTTCTCGAGGAGGTGCCAACGGCGGCCGTGCGCGTTCCTTCCTTCAACATGGGGTTCCTGCCACGATACGAGGGAATGGACCGAAAGACATTTGAAGGCGCAGAATCCGATGTGCGGCCGATCCGCAAGCAATTCTATCGCCGCATGGGGCCGAACGGCTTCAAAAAGGAGGACGTCCAGGCCTCGCTCGAGCAAATGAGTAATACTTGCACGCGCATGAACGCCGCGCTCGAGAAAGGGCCTTGGTTGCTCGGCAGGCAATATACGTTGGCAGACGTTATTGTGGCGCCGCTCATCGATCGCATGGCCGACCTCGGAATGAGCTCGATCTGGGAAAAGACCTTTCCTCACGTTACCGCATGGTATGAGCGCACGAAAGCACGCCCCTCATTCCAGCAAACATTCTATCCAGGCGCACGCATGTCCGAATTCCTGAACCTTACGCCGGCAATCAAGGAGGATGCGCAATGAAGCGATTGACTGTTGCGATGGGCATGTTGCTCGCGGGATTCACCGCGGCATCGGCACAGCCGTTCCCAAACCGCCCGATCACAATCGTCGTTCCGTTCGCCGCAGGCGGCCCGATCGACACCACGACCCGGATCGTCGCCGAGAAGATGAAGGACACTCTTGGGCAGCCGATCGTCATCGAGAATGTCGGAGGAGCCGCCGGAAGCCTGGCGGCCGGCCGGGTCGCAAAGGCTGCACCCGACGGATACACCCTGATCACGGGAATCTGGGGGACGCATGTCGCCAATGGCGCCATCTATCAGCTTTCTTACGACGTAAAAGACGATTTCACACCAGTCGGCTTGATATCGTCGAACCCGCTCCTGATCGTATCGAGCAAGCAATTGCCGGCCAACTCGTTGCAGGACCTTGTCTCGTGGCTGAAGCAAAATCCGGACAAAGCGAGCCAAGGCACCTCCGGCGTCGGCAGCGTCGGCCATGTTGCGGGCGCCTTCTTTCACACCAAAACGGGCACCAAATTCCGATTCATCCCCTATCGAGGTCTGGCGCCGGCGATGCAGGATCTCGTCGCCGGCAACGTCGACTTGATGTTCGACACTCCTGCCACTTCTCTACCACACGTGAAGAGCGGAAACATTCGCGCCTATGCCGTAACGTCACCCCAACGCATCAAGGCCGCGCCAGATATTCCGACCGTGGATGAGGCAGGCCTTGCCGGCTTCTACATTTCGACTTGGACCGCACTCTTTGCTCCCAAAGGAACTGACAAAGATATTGTGTCCGTTTTGAACAAGGCCGTTATGATTGCATTAGCGGATCCGGCTGTCCAGAAGCGGCTTGCTGAAGTTGGCCAAGAGCCATATCCAGTTGAGCAGCAGACAACGGAGTATCTTGCACGGTTCCAAGCCGACGAGATCGAAAAATGGTGGCCAATTATAAAAGGTGCCGGAATCAAAACTGACTAACTCCGAACAAATCGATCTCTGATGCCCGCGGCATCCCCAGCACTTTGGATTGCTTGGAATCGGACTTCGTTTTGCGCGCTGCCTATCAAGCACCGCTTTTCAGAAGTGCGCGTAATACCTCTAGTCTAACAGATCCGCCTTGATCGCCCTTGCGCCATTAATAGAATTAATCACGTCCAAACGACGCTCCCCGCCTCGATCTGTGCGACCGAGCC
The genomic region above belongs to Pseudorhodoplanes sinuspersici and contains:
- a CDS encoding Bug family tripartite tricarboxylate transporter substrate binding protein; its protein translation is MLLAGFTAASAQPFPNRPITIVVPFAAGGPIDTTTRIVAEKMKDTLGQPIVIENVGGAAGSLAAGRVAKAAPDGYTLITGIWGTHVANGAIYQLSYDVKDDFTPVGLISSNPLLIVSSKQLPANSLQDLVSWLKQNPDKASQGTSGVGSVGHVAGAFFHTKTGTKFRFIPYRGLAPAMQDLVAGNVDLMFDTPATSLPHVKSGNIRAYAVTSPQRIKAAPDIPTVDEAGLAGFYISTWTALFAPKGTDKDIVSVLNKAVMIALADPAVQKRLAEVGQEPYPVEQQTTEYLARFQADEIEKWWPIIKGAGIKTD
- a CDS encoding glutathione S-transferase family protein, translated to MLTLYNAAHSTCSQKVRICLAEKGLKFEDIKLDIGKAKEHLRPEYLKINPNGVVPTLIDDSQIIIDSSVICEYLEEKYPDVPLSPPDPVGRARMRAWMRFLEEVPTAAVRVPSFNMGFLPRYEGMDRKTFEGAESDVRPIRKQFYRRMGPNGFKKEDVQASLEQMSNTCTRMNAALEKGPWLLGRQYTLADVIVAPLIDRMADLGMSSIWEKTFPHVTAWYERTKARPSFQQTFYPGARMSEFLNLTPAIKEDAQ
- a CDS encoding alpha/beta fold hydrolase yields the protein MPVIRTASDLLTWYRIDDFTDPWADAPWIVLMHGVAETSDAWFAWIPHLARRYRVLRFDIRGFGQSSPMPRDYDWPFERIGDDLLSLTSQLQIERFHLVSAKVGGTMALHFASRRPKALRSLSVLGTPVVTASATEAGYSPDEIDRHGVGHWARRTMGNRLGTALPPEAHEWWAKMMETTPASTQAGFLRVLPQIDVRPLLPQIACPTLVVITGDPNNPAQNLTGVASTIAWQSTIAKSELLVIPNDSFHVAATAPDRAAEAVLNFIDRHEPAMSTSKTIASAERTSHV
- a CDS encoding thiamine pyrophosphate-binding protein — translated: MREGGRLFVDQLLLHSVDTVFAVPGESYLPALDGLYAVKERIRLITCRMEAGAANMA
- a CDS encoding polysaccharide deacetylase family protein, with the translated sequence MLEGWTDDAAPGIGPMGNPLRAGVFDTQAKSWAEYGARTGAWRLLDVLEDTKTHAVFYVSGVLAERHPALMQAIAKSGHTVAAHSWSQHIIPAYQTREEEHADLKRCIQALQTSTGSRPEGWISPRATPSQNTPELLALEGFSWIADAFDRDLPYRIDTKSGPITAVPFTMEVNDFPLCIRYGHSPDAFVRTLQALLDGWSEIRSPFACIDLTAHAHVFGRPAGAIAFKQAIRLVQQSAVSWMTTHAELGRLFQR
- a CDS encoding cyclase family protein, with amino-acid sequence MPARKPEQGRGAWTDLTHVITEDLSRSPAFPKPVIRQIVKMPKDNANVTEFQMVCHHGTHVDAPRHFLNDAPSFDEIPLDRLYGPAVIWRIEKGPFGLITPEDFEAASPKLQPGDMLLLDTGWAQHINTEIYEDHASLTPEAAEWLVAHQIKLLGIDCSTPDLTSHKRPKGFTWPVHEILLSQGVLIAEHLTNLRPLANQRVEAMFLGIPIAGSDGAQARVIARPLI
- a CDS encoding TetR/AcrR family transcriptional regulator; protein product: MADSALVAPSCLLPKPFVLSIWINQTGEARLLSMEKTMGTKVALKKELRADLTEGGTPQRILYSAIELFADKGFDQVTVRDIAEQARVNHAAISYYFGTKEQLIKHAIATVIAPLNEQRISALNAVTKNSSKRKLKLEDVVRAMIEPTVAACMEGTGVQRHYARMLILAFALRQPFVEEVVSEQTDEVASQFVNALAEAVPGCDRADMYWGFDFMVGSMLHILLDTSRNHRLRRISGGLCDTSSVHDITEQLVSFVVAGFRAKSKK